A window from Pangasianodon hypophthalmus isolate fPanHyp1 chromosome 4, fPanHyp1.pri, whole genome shotgun sequence encodes these proteins:
- the LOC113526768 gene encoding aquaporin-4-like gives MCECDAFPPALVHPSAHTPAARTCLPLCRCKSIMAAFKGIWTKAFWRAVSGEFLATLIFVLISLGSTINWAPDKENPPPADLVLISLCFGLSIATMVQCFAHISGGHINPAVTAAMLVTRKLSLAKALFYVLAQCLGAITGAGILFLVTPSAVQGSLGVTTVNSGISVGHALVVELLITFELVFTVFATCDNKRNDLKGSASLAIGIAVVIGHLFAIPYTGASMNPARSFGPAVVTLSWESHWVYWVGPILGGILAAAIYEYLYCPDPELKKCCKEMFMKDSSGKYKEVECSISQHAGEPDDITISPGSSTDMEKREKKEDVAGDGLSSV, from the exons atgtgtgagtgtgacgCTTTCCCTCCGGCGCTCGTGCATccttcagcacacacacctgctgctcGCAC GTGCCTACCATTGTGCAGATGTAAGAGCATCATGGCAGCGTTTAAAGGCATTTGGACAAAGGCATTCTGGCGTGCAGTCTCTGGTGAATTCTTAGCCACGCTAATCTTTGTACTTATTAGTCTTGGCTCAACCATCAACTGGGCACCAGACAAGGAGAATCCACCACCTGCTGACCTGGTGCTCATCTCGCTCTGTTTCGGGTTGAGCATCGCTACCATGGTGCAGTGTTTCGCTCATATCAGTGGAGGCCACATAAACCCGGCTGTCACTGCTGCTATGCTAGTCACGAGAAAGCTGAGTCTCGCCAAGGCCTTGTTTTACGTACTTGCACAGTGTTTGGGCGCCATCACTGGAGCAGGGATTCTCTTCCTGGTTACACCAAGTGCTGTTCAGGGCAGTTTAGGTGTTACAACG GTGAACTCAGGTATCTCAGTGGGTCACGCCCTGGTTGTGGAGCTCCTGATCACGTTTGAGCTAGTCTTCACTGTTTTTGCCACCTGTGACAACAAACGTAATGATCTCAAAGGTTCAGCCAGCCTCGCCATCGGTATTGCTGTAGTCATCGGCCATCTTTTTGCG ATCCCTTACACTGGAGCCAGCATGAACCCTGCTCGCTCTTTTGGACCTGCAGTCGTCACATTAAGCTGGGAAAGCCACTgg GTGTATTGGGTCGGGCCCATTCTAGGTGGCATACTGGCAGCTGCAATCTACGAGTACCTGTACTGTCCAGACCCTGAACTGAAGAAATGCTGCAAAGAGATGTTCATGAAAGATTCTTCAGGAAAATACAAAGAGGTGGAGTGTTCCATCAGTCAGCATGCTGGAGAGCCAGATGATATTACAATCAGCCCTGGTTCTTCTACAGATATGGAGAAAAGGGAGAAGAAGGAGGATGTCGCGGGTGATGGGTTGTCCTCTGTATAA